GAGGCGAGACCGAGGGGCGGTCTTGTCCGGGTCAGGGAGTTCCTGATGAAGGACGCGTACAGCTTCCACAGGAGTGTCGCGGACCTCTCCGAGTATTATGTGGATGTCTACGAGGCGTACGGCAGGATATTTGCGAGAATGGCGCTCCCTTCGGTGCCGGTGGAGGCGGACAGCGGGGCGATGGGGGGGAGCGCCTCCCACGAGTTCATCCTGCCCACCGAGTGGGGTGAGGACACCTTTGCCAGTTGTAACGTATGCGGCATGAGCGCCAACGTGGAGCGGGCCGAGGTGATCACCGCAAAAGCCGATGAACCCGCGAAGCACCCGGGGCCGGAAAAGGTCCACACCCCGAACATGACGACGATCGACGACCTGAAGTCGTTTTTCGGGATCGAAAACGACCGGTTCCTTAAGGCGGTTGCCTATAGCTATGACGACGGTGAAGGTTCCGGCCACAAGATAGTTATCGTCTTTATCAACGGCGCCTACGAGGTCAACGAGACGAAGCTCACAAACAGACTTGGCGCGATTGAGCTCGATGTCGCCGACCCGAAGGCCCTGGAGGAGCTGGGGATCGTTCCGGGATTTATCTCGCCCCGGGTAGCGGGGAAGAAGGGCGTTACCGTGATATTCGACAAGACCGTCCTGTCCCAGCCGGTATATATCGTCGGCGGGGACGAGATCGACTACCACATCAAGAACTTCGTCCCGGGAAGGGATTTTGTGATCGATACGACCATAGACTTGGCCACAGTCAGGGAGGGCGACCCCTGTCCGAGCTGCGTGGAGACAGGCGGGAAGACGACAGGGAAGATCACCCTTAAACGGGGGATCGAGCTCGGCCACACCTTTCAGCTGGGCAGGCGCTACTCGAAGGTCATGGGGCTAAAATATCTGAGCGAGGAGGGAAAGGAGGAGACGGTGGTCATGGGGTGCTACGGGATCGGCGTGGAGCGGGCGATGGCGAGCATCGTGGAGGCTCACCACGACGACAGGGGAATAATCTGGCCCGTGAGCGTAGCCCCGTTTGACCTCGTTGTCCTTCCTCTCGGGGCGGATGACGTGGTCAAAGGCGTTGCTCTTGAGGTCGCGAAAAGTTTGGGCGATGGTTTCGAGGTGATCCTCGACGACAGGGAGGAGACCGCCGGTGTGAAGTTTGCGGACAGCGAATTGCTGGGTTTCCCGTTGAGGGTCGTTGTCAGCAAGAAACTTGTGGAGAAGGGGGAGGTGGAAATAAAGGTCAGGAGGAGCGGAGAGGTGGTCGTTGTAAAGAAAGAGAAGGCGGTCGACGAGGTTAGGTCTTTGTTGGAAAAACTGGCAATGGAAGAGGGAGGAAACTAAGATGAAGGGTAAATATATTATTGTCTCGATTACGGTTCTCGTATTGTCCCTGGGAGCGCTTGTCTGGTCGATGGGCCAGGAGGAGGATGCCCAGACCCTCGATGAATATCTCGTGGGGACCGTCCTCTTAGACGAGAACGAGATGATCGATTTGAAGCCAGGGGATACGGCGGTCGTGGTGCTTGAGGAAAATCCGTCCACGGGATACCAGTGGGAAATAATCGTCGATCCCGAGGGGGCCCTGGTGGAGGTGGAGAAGCGGAGCTTTCAAAAGGGTGATAAAAAGCTGATAGGCGCCCCGAATACGGCCGTATGGAAGTTCAGCCCTAAATTGGAGGGAAAGGCAAAGCTGACCTTCAACTACCTGCGCCCCTGGGAGGGGGAAGAGAGCATTGTAGAGACGGTTGTCTACAGGGTCAGGATTTCCGAGTAAATCCCTCACCCGATAATTGTATTTGATTGCAGGGCTGCTGGATTTTTTTAGAGTTTCGCCCACAGCAAAGAGGCACCTGGGGCATCCCGGAGTTTCCTGTATTAATATTCCAATATCCCGTTTTACATTATCAATTCCTCTGATTAACGGCTCTGCTTTTTACCCTCCCCTCGTTTTGCAACCCCATTCGATTCTGCACTCGCCTCTTCCTAAAGGAGTTCTACGTTGCTCCCGCGCGGAGTTTTTTCTCCAGCCGGCGGCTGGAGGCGGCCTGACGGGAAATTTAAGTGGGGATGGAAAACAGCGTTGATGAATCCTTTTAGCATGTCTGATGCTTAAAAGAACCTTCTTTCGTGGAGCTTGAGATTATATAACGTAAATGAAAAATCCCCGAACCATCCCCGGGGATTTCGATTTTATCTTCTATTGGAGTTTAATATTGGAGTTTTGTGTTGGGATTATATATAGATTGTAGATTTATATGTCATTCCCTTGGAAAGCGGGAATCCATATTAGTATCCTTCTTTATTGAATAGCTGCCCCCGTCCTACACTCCCCACTTTCCCGTCAAATACATCCTTCACCCTTGCCGCCGTCCCATCTGCCCCCTTACCCCCCCGCCTTCCCGGTCTTGCATCCCCCCTCACGACCTTTCTTCCCAACCCTCAATACCTCCTTATTAATCCGCCCATCCAATTATTGGAGAACACCCCTCATCCCCACACTCATCTGCCCTATCTCTCCCCCACGCCCAGCCTCCTCTCCAGCCAGCGGCTCGAGGCGGTTAGGGGATAGCAGATAAAGAAGTAGACCACGGCGGCGAAGAAATAGAGCCCCATGGTTACATCGGTATTGACCTCCCTGTTGCTCGTGGCGAAGATCGTCTGGGTGAACTCCATCACCCCCACGAACCAGAGGAGGGACGTGTCCTTGATCAGGCTCACGAACTGGTTTACGAAAGACGGGATCATGTTTTTCAATGCCTGGGGGAGGATGATGTAGGTCATGGCCTGGGTGTGGGTCAGGCCGGTGGAGCGGGCTGCCTCCATCTGTCCCTTCCCCACAGACATTATTCCAGCCCTTACGATCTCCGCCAGGTACGCCCCGGTGAAACAGACGAAGGCTATTATGGCGTAGTAGACCCGGCTTACGTCCTTCAGTTGTTTTGAAAGCCCTGGGGGCAGAAAACAGAACCAGAAGATCACGAGTATAAGCGGGACGGCCCTGATGAGCTCTATGTAGCCGACTGCCGGGTAGCTGAGCCACCACCTCTTGCTGTATCGCATAAGGCCGAAGGCGATACCGGTAATAAAGGCCAGGGCGAGACTTACGGCGGCCACCAAGATCGTAAGCGTAATCCCGCCGACCTTTCCCCGAAGGCCGAAGAGAAAGAACATCATATTGTTCGCTATGACCCTGTACGGATAGCTCTTGACAATCACCACAAAATTGCAGAAAAAATGAGTTATGCTTGAGAAGAATATCTCGGACAGGAACAACAAGATCAGGATTACAAGTGTAACCGTCTCGAGGACAATATTCGTCAGTCTCTTTGTGCGGGCGTGGGACATATCAGTACCTAATATATTTCAGGAAGTGCTTGTTATACTGGTTTATTGAAAACGAGATCAGAAGCGATAACGACAGATATATCACGGTTGTGACCGTCAACGCCTCGAAGACCCTGTACGTTCCCTCGTAGAGGAATCTCGATGCGGCCATAAGCTCCACAACACCGATTGCCATGACCAGAGATGAGTTCTTGGTCAGGTTCAGCGACTGGCTGATGAGGGGCGGAATCACGATCCTGAAGGCCTGAGGGAGGATGACAAGCCTCATGGCCTGAAGGAATGTGAGCCCCTGGGCCCTGGAGGCCTCCATCTGCTCCTTCGGGATAGATTGGATCCCCGCCCTTATCTCCTCGGCGATAAATGCGGACGTGTAGATGGAGAGCGCTATAACACCGTAGGCGAATTCCGTGCTTGTTTGACTGTAGAGCCATTTCTTGAAAAAATCGGGGAGCAGGGGGTCGGTGCCGTAATACCAGAAGAATATCTGAATGAGGAGCGGCGTGTTTCTCATGAACTCGATATAGGCCTTGGCGAAGATGTCGAGGACCTTTACCCTGCTCAGCCTGAAAACCGCAAGCAGAGTCCCCATGCTCATCGCTATGATAATAGAAATTAAGGATATCTTTATTGTGGTGTAGACACCCGATAAATATAGTTGAATATATGTAAGCTTGGTGGCCTTGATATAGTAGGTGTTGTATACGGCGTAGTTAAGCTCGTACTTGATCTCAATATTAAATACCCTGACAATCAGCAGCTTATACAGTACTAAATAACAAAAGAGGCCGATCGATATAAGGACGATCGGAATGACGATAAACCTGTACCGTTCGATAAAGATTGACGCTTCGACTTTTAGATCGTGGAGTTTTTTTGTCATCTTAAAAAAATAAGGGGGAGATTGCTCCCCCCCTATTATGCGTTGATCTTAGGGCCAGAGCTCCATACGCCAGCTCAAGGGCATGTAGTAATTGGTATCCGGTCCAAGCCACTTGTCGTAGATCTTCTGCCATTCTCCCTCTACCCACATCTCCATGAGGGTGAAGTTAACGAAGTCGCGCCACTCGGAGTCGTTTTCGGGAACGCCCAGTCCGTACGGCTCGCTGGAGAAGAATTCACCCACGATCTTCCAGTTTTCGGGATGTTCATCGCTTCCCTTAAGACCGACGAGGATGACGGAGTCGGTGGTAACCGCCTCCACCTTGCCCTGTTTCAGGGCCAAAAACGCCTCCGGGTAGCCCTCGAAAGAGATCACCTCACATTTGGGCTGGGCCTCCTTGACGTTCTTCTCGCTGGTGGAGCCCTTTACCGATCCTACCTTCTTCCCGGCAAGGTCCGCGACGCTCTCGATCGTGCTGTCTTTCGCCACGAGGAGCCTCTGACCGTCCATGAAGTAGGTGATGGAGAAGTCTATGACCTCGTCCCTCTCGATCTTGTGGGTCATGGTGGCGGCAAGGATATCCACCTCGCCGTCGGTGAGCATCTGGATGCGGTTTGCGGAAGTGACGGCCTTGAACTCGATATCCACCTTCAGCTTCTTTGCGATGTGGCGGCAGATGTCCACGTCAAAACCGACAAGCTCCCGCTTTTTCTCATCAACATATCCGAAGGGGACAACGGAGTCCTTCACGCCGGCCACCAGCTTTCCGGCGTCCTTGATCTTGTCCAGGGTGGACACGGCCGGAGCGGCGGCTCCCCCCGTATCTCCGGCGGTCTCAGGCGCCGGCGCTTTTTCGCAGGCACAAAAGACGCCCATCACTGATAGGGCCAAAACAATAACAAAAAACTTTTTCATCGATTCCTCCTTTTTAATAAACCCATATTTATAGTATCTCGTTGAGAAACGCCTTTGTCCTCTCATCTTCGGGACTTTTGAAGAAATGCTCCGGCGTTCCCTCCTCGATTATCTGCCCCAGGTCCATAAAGATGACTCGATCGGCCACCTCCCTGGCAAAACCCATCTCGTGGGTGACAACCACCATTGTCATGCCCTCCCGGGCCAGATCTTTCATGACGTTTAAGACCTCGCTTATCATCTCTGGATCGAGTGCGGATGTCGGCTCGTCGAAGAGCATGATTTTAGGCCTCATGGCAAGCCCCCTGGCGATGGCGACCCTCTGCTGCTGCCCCCCCGAAAGCTCCGCCGGGTATTTATAGGCCTGCTCCTTGATCCGAACCTTGTCGAGGAGCTCCAAGGCCAGAGACTCGGCGTCGTGCTTTTTCATATTCTTGACTTTTATCGGAGCCAGTGTGATGTTTTTTATAACCGTCATGTGGGGGTAGAGATTGAACTGCTGAAAGACCATGCCGATCTCCGCCCTGAGGTCGTTGATATTCGTCCTCGAATCGGCGAGGTTAAAGCCGTCGACGATCAGCTCTCCGCCGTTTATGAGCTCGAGCTCGTTGATGCACCTGATCAGCGTCGACTTTCCGGAGCCGGAGGGACCGCAGACAACAACCACCTCCCCCGGTTTCACATGAAGGTTAATGCTCTTCAGCGCGTGAAAGTTGCCGTAATATTTATCTACATCCTTGAATATTATCATTTAGAGCCGATCACCTCACATTGGATTAAAATTACACAAATTATATATAAATGTCAACCTATAAAGCCCAAAAATATCGGTCTCATCCACTATCGATATTATGTGCTGTGTAATATAGGGTGGTAAGGCTTTTGGTGGGGTTTCTTCCCGCTGTCTTTCTTAAAGGGCCTTTGAGGAACTATCATCAGGATCGGACAAGGGGCTTTCTTCAAGACCCTCTCCGAGGTGGAGCTGAACTCGTGATAAAACTCCTCCCTTTTACCGTGCGCCCCCATCACGATCAGGTCGGCTTCCTCGTTGCCGGCGAGGTTTATGATCTCGTCCGAGGGCAAGCCATGAAGAACCACCGCAGAGACCTTGACCTTCATGTCGAGACATTTGTTCTGGATGGATTTGAATATCCCCTCTTTCTTCTCCGAAAACTCCTCGACTATCTCGTTGAGCTTTTTATCGGTCAGAAAAGCGGGGAAAAGCTCTTCGTCTTTGATATTGCGCTTGTCCGACACGGAGACCACGATAAGCTCCGCACCGAACATCGATGCCAGCCCGGCCGCCCACTCGAAGGCCTTTATGGAGACTTCCGAGCCGTCTACGGCCGCGATGATCTTCTTTACATTTTCCATTTTACTTCGGCCAAATCTCCATCGTGAATCCGATCGGATACTTTGTGCGGGAATCCCTCCTAAACCACTTCTCATACATTTTCCTGTACAATCCCGACTCGAATATCTTCATCATGGAGAAGTTGATCATCTCCCTCCATCGGGGGTCTTCCGGTGGTATCCCGACACAATATGGGACCATTGATACGAGCTCATCCACCAGAATAAACCTTTCCGGCTTCTCCTCGAGGGATATTATCCTCAACAGCTCTCGAACGTCCCCGGCCACCCCCACGACCTTCCCCCCCTTTAACAGCTCGAACCCCGAGGACAGGTCTTCCACGGGGACGAGATTGACTCCTGAAAGAGCCGTATCGATTTTATCATCCTTAATCCCTTGAGGCAGAGCTATCTTTTTCCCCTTCAGGTGCCCCAACCTCCTTATCGAGGAGCTCTTCTTCACGGCTATCCCCGTGCCCCCCTTAAAATAGGTCACGGAGAAATCGATTGCCCGCTCCCAACCCATCTTGTGGGCCAGGCCCGGAGCCATCTGAATCTCCCCCTCGGCCACAAGGGGGATCAGCTCGACAGGATCCACCGTTACAAATCGGGGCGTTATATCAATATTTCCAATTTCTTCGATTGCGGCGATCCCTTCGAGTATGGCCCCGACGATCTCCACATCGAAGCCCGTCAAGCTGATCAATTCGGCTTCATCGCCTTCCTCGCCCGTAGAGTAGGAGAAGGGCGGAACCTCACCCCCTATCCCGACAACCACCACCCCATCCTTCATAATCCTGTCAACCGTTTCCCCAGCGTAAAGCCGCGGGGCCGGAGCGGAGAGGAAGAGGAGTAGGGAAACCGCAACCCAAATAAGTTTTAACCTTCCCGTTTCAATCGAGGAAGGACGCTCAATACCGCCCCGCCTATTAATCCTGCCTCCTTCAAAATCCATCTAAACAGTCACCACCCGTAAGTCTTTTATTAAAAAACGGCCTTACCCTGAAAAACGGCCGAACCCCTAAAAACGACCTAGCCCCGCCGTCCCCCTCCACACAAAAAATATTACGATTCGAGAAAGACCTTATAGCCCTTGTACGCCATGTAGATGTCCGCCTTGCTCGATATCTCGAAGGGGGAATGCATATCCAGAAGCACCGGCCCGCAGTCCAAAACGTCCATCCCCCTCGCGGCCATATCCTTTGCGATGGTGCCGCCCCCGCCCTCGTCCACCTTTCCCAGCTCCCCAAACTGCCAGACCACGTCGTTGTCGTTGAAGAGCTTCCTGATGCTCCCCACAAGCTCCGCATGGGCGTCGGATGCGCCGAACTTCCCTCTGGAGCCGGTGAATTTCGTTATGCAGACACCGTATCCGAGGCGGGCGGCGTTTCGCTTCTCGTGTACCTCCTGCCAGTCAGGGTCCAGCGCGCCGTTGACGTCCGCCGAGAGACACCTGGAATTGGAGAGGGTCTTCATGAGGTCGCCCGCCTTGAACTCGCCCTTGACGGCCGTCAGTATCTCGAGCGCCACGTCCTCGATAAACCTCCCGCGGGCCCCGGTCACCCCCTCGGAGCCGATCTCCTCCTTGTCCAGGAAGTAGACCACGGCGGTCCTATTGAGCTCGCCGGCATCGAGAACTCCCCTCAGGCTCGTAAAGGCGCTAGCCCTGTCGTCCTGGCCGTACCCCCCCACAAGGGACCTGTCGAGGCCGATATCCCTCGACCTCCCCACCGGGACCACCTCGATCTCCGCGCTTATGAGGTCCTCCTCCACAATGTTGTACTTGTCGTTCAGGAGCTTCAGCGCAAAGAGCTTGACCCTCTCCTTGGCCTCCTTGTCCTCAAAGGGGATGCTTCCGAAGAGGAGGTTCAGCTTCTCCCCCGGAACCGCCTCCCCCACCTTCTTTTCCATCTGCGCCTTGCCGGCAAGGTGGATCAGGAGATCGGAGACGGTGAATACCGGATCGTCAGGGTCGTCACCGACAGCGACCTCCACCTCCGTCCCGTCCCCCTTGACGATTACCCCGTAGATCGCCAGTGGCCTCGACACCCAGCTGTACTTCTTGATCCCGCCGTAGTAGTGGGTCTTGAGCAGCGCCAGCTCCACCTCCTCGTAGAGTGGGCGCTGCTTCAGGTCGAGTCTCGGGGAGTCTATGTGGGAAACGATGACGTTCAGCCCCTCGGTCGGATCCGCCTTCCCCGGGACCACCAGGGCGGCGGCCTTCTTTTTATCCGTCTTGTATAATTTCTTCAGGGGCTTTTCCCCCTTTCCTCCTTTCCTCCCCTCGTCGGTAAAGCCGGCCTCCTTTGCCCTCCTAACTATCTCCGAGACCGCCAGCCTCTCGGTCTTTGCGGCGTCTAAAAAGGACTTGTAGTCCTCCCCCAGGGCGAATATCTTCTCCCACTCCGTCTCATCCACACTGTCCCAGACCGATTTCGGCTGGTAGAGGAGCCTTTCGGAAAGCTCCTTTGTCGCATCGCTTATCTTGTCTTTATTTTCTTCCATTTCTCTACCGCTCTTTCCCGATACCGTTTACTGATCACAAAAAGTTATCCGACCTGTTTCCTATATCATACCCCCCAATCTCATCACCCCGTCATCCCGTCACCCCACCATCCCGTCTTCCCTTAAAATCATTATCCTCCCACCCCATCACCCAATCACCCAATCACCACAGCATCTTGCTGCCCTGAACCCCACCACTCTACTGCCCAACCATCAAATCACAATTCCATCTTATTGGTATGCTCCCCCCCTGCCCCCGACAATTAAATATCTTTCCCCACCCCCACCATTGCCCCATCACCACAGCATCTTATTGCCCTGCATCTCCCCTGCCCCCGGCACCTAAATATCTTTCTCTACCCCCCCCAAAAAAACCCGATGAAATTTCCCCACACCCCCCAGGAGAAATTATCACGCTTTAATGTATCAGTCAAGATAAAAACCCCCGAGCCTCCCACCGCTCAAAGCTGTTCAACCCCCCCTTGACTATTTGCTTCCGAGGATCTTTCCCGTTTTGTCGACAAAGAACCACCTCCCGCCGATCTCCACCGAGGCGAATCCCTCGGAGAATCTGTTTGCCCGGTCAAACCTCGGCTCGATCACGAATTTGCCGCCCTTGTCGATAAACCCCCACTTGCCGTTCACCTCAACCGCCGCCAGCCCCCCCGAAAAGGGATTTGCGTCGTCAAAGGTTGCGGGGATGACAACGGCCCCTGTCTTGTCGATATAGCCGTCCTTGCCGCCGATCTCCACCGACGCGAGTCCATCGCTAAACGACTCGCCGTCCTCATATGCCGGGGTGATAACCATATTCCCGGAGGCGTCGATAAAGCCTATCTTCCCCCCCGTCTCCACGGCGCAGAGGCCCTCGGAGAACTCCCAGACATCGTCGTACTTTGCCTCGACCACCATAGCCCCGGACTTGTCAACGAATCCCCAGGCGTTGACCTTTACTGCGGCGAGACCCTCGCTAAAAACTTTCGCCTCCTTATACACGGCATCGATCACCATATTT
This genomic interval from Candidatus Zymogenus saltonus contains the following:
- a CDS encoding universal stress protein: MENVKKIIAAVDGSEVSIKAFEWAAGLASMFGAELIVVSVSDKRNIKDEELFPAFLTDKKLNEIVEEFSEKKEGIFKSIQNKCLDMKVKVSAVVLHGLPSDEIINLAGNEEADLIVMGAHGKREEFYHEFSSTSERVLKKAPCPILMIVPQRPFKKDSGKKPHQKPYHPILHST
- a CDS encoding ABC transporter substrate-binding protein, whose amino-acid sequence is MKKFFVIVLALSVMGVFCACEKAPAPETAGDTGGAAAPAVSTLDKIKDAGKLVAGVKDSVVPFGYVDEKKRELVGFDVDICRHIAKKLKVDIEFKAVTSANRIQMLTDGEVDILAATMTHKIERDEVIDFSITYFMDGQRLLVAKDSTIESVADLAGKKVGSVKGSTSEKNVKEAQPKCEVISFEGYPEAFLALKQGKVEAVTTDSVILVGLKGSDEHPENWKIVGEFFSSEPYGLGVPENDSEWRDFVNFTLMEMWVEGEWQKIYDKWLGPDTNYYMPLSWRMELWP
- a CDS encoding aminopeptidase, which translates into the protein MEENKDKISDATKELSERLLYQPKSVWDSVDETEWEKIFALGEDYKSFLDAAKTERLAVSEIVRRAKEAGFTDEGRKGGKGEKPLKKLYKTDKKKAAALVVPGKADPTEGLNVIVSHIDSPRLDLKQRPLYEEVELALLKTHYYGGIKKYSWVSRPLAIYGVIVKGDGTEVEVAVGDDPDDPVFTVSDLLIHLAGKAQMEKKVGEAVPGEKLNLLFGSIPFEDKEAKERVKLFALKLLNDKYNIVEEDLISAEIEVVPVGRSRDIGLDRSLVGGYGQDDRASAFTSLRGVLDAGELNRTAVVYFLDKEEIGSEGVTGARGRFIEDVALEILTAVKGEFKAGDLMKTLSNSRCLSADVNGALDPDWQEVHEKRNAARLGYGVCITKFTGSRGKFGASDAHAELVGSIRKLFNDNDVVWQFGELGKVDEGGGGTIAKDMAARGMDVLDCGPVLLDMHSPFEISSKADIYMAYKGYKVFLES
- a CDS encoding amino acid ABC transporter ATP-binding protein produces the protein MIIFKDVDKYYGNFHALKSINLHVKPGEVVVVCGPSGSGKSTLIRCINELELINGGELIVDGFNLADSRTNINDLRAEIGMVFQQFNLYPHMTVIKNITLAPIKVKNMKKHDAESLALELLDKVRIKEQAYKYPAELSGGQQQRVAIARGLAMRPKIMLFDEPTSALDPEMISEVLNVMKDLAREGMTMVVVTHEMGFAREVADRVIFMDLGQIIEEGTPEHFFKSPEDERTKAFLNEIL
- a CDS encoding transporter substrate-binding domain-containing protein, with protein sequence MDFEGGRINRRGGIERPSSIETGRLKLIWVAVSLLLFLSAPAPRLYAGETVDRIMKDGVVVVGIGGEVPPFSYSTGEEGDEAELISLTGFDVEIVGAILEGIAAIEEIGNIDITPRFVTVDPVELIPLVAEGEIQMAPGLAHKMGWERAIDFSVTYFKGGTGIAVKKSSSIRRLGHLKGKKIALPQGIKDDKIDTALSGVNLVPVEDLSSGFELLKGGKVVGVAGDVRELLRIISLEEKPERFILVDELVSMVPYCVGIPPEDPRWREMINFSMMKIFESGLYRKMYEKWFRRDSRTKYPIGFTMEIWPK
- a CDS encoding amino acid ABC transporter permease yields the protein MTKKLHDLKVEASIFIERYRFIVIPIVLISIGLFCYLVLYKLLIVRVFNIEIKYELNYAVYNTYYIKATKLTYIQLYLSGVYTTIKISLISIIIAMSMGTLLAVFRLSRVKVLDIFAKAYIEFMRNTPLLIQIFFWYYGTDPLLPDFFKKWLYSQTSTEFAYGVIALSIYTSAFIAEEIRAGIQSIPKEQMEASRAQGLTFLQAMRLVILPQAFRIVIPPLISQSLNLTKNSSLVMAIGVVELMAASRFLYEGTYRVFEALTVTTVIYLSLSLLISFSINQYNKHFLKYIRY
- a CDS encoding protease inhibitor I42 family protein, with the translated sequence MKGKYIIVSITVLVLSLGALVWSMGQEEDAQTLDEYLVGTVLLDENEMIDLKPGDTAVVVLEENPSTGYQWEIIVDPEGALVEVEKRSFQKGDKKLIGAPNTAVWKFSPKLEGKAKLTFNYLRPWEGEESIVETVVYRVRISE
- a CDS encoding amino acid ABC transporter permease, translated to MMFFLFGLRGKVGGITLTILVAAVSLALAFITGIAFGLMRYSKRWWLSYPAVGYIELIRAVPLILVIFWFCFLPPGLSKQLKDVSRVYYAIIAFVCFTGAYLAEIVRAGIMSVGKGQMEAARSTGLTHTQAMTYIILPQALKNMIPSFVNQFVSLIKDTSLLWFVGVMEFTQTIFATSNREVNTDVTMGLYFFAAVVYFFICYPLTASSRWLERRLGVGER
- a CDS encoding proline--tRNA ligase, with translation MKDSFTRYSNSFINTRREDPGDAEIPSHRLLLRGGFIRQVTAGVFDFTPLAFKVMTRIMAIIRDEMNGIGGQEVLMPVLNPASLWIESERYNVMGPELIRFKDRRGTGMCLAMTNEETVTDLARGYVSSYRDLPFMLYHIQTKIRDEARPRGGLVRVREFLMKDAYSFHRSVADLSEYYVDVYEAYGRIFARMALPSVPVEADSGAMGGSASHEFILPTEWGEDTFASCNVCGMSANVERAEVITAKADEPAKHPGPEKVHTPNMTTIDDLKSFFGIENDRFLKAVAYSYDDGEGSGHKIVIVFINGAYEVNETKLTNRLGAIELDVADPKALEELGIVPGFISPRVAGKKGVTVIFDKTVLSQPVYIVGGDEIDYHIKNFVPGRDFVIDTTIDLATVREGDPCPSCVETGGKTTGKITLKRGIELGHTFQLGRRYSKVMGLKYLSEEGKEETVVMGCYGIGVERAMASIVEAHHDDRGIIWPVSVAPFDLVVLPLGADDVVKGVALEVAKSLGDGFEVILDDREETAGVKFADSELLGFPLRVVVSKKLVEKGEVEIKVRRSGEVVVVKKEKAVDEVRSLLEKLAMEEGGN
- a CDS encoding WG repeat-containing protein, whose product is MKRTIKWAIVPVFVSLLAVQIFFSAGLAQETTVSFDNAWSFSDGLARVAVGKSIGYIDKTGNFVIRPSFYQVSIFFYPAYDFYEGRAQVIIAEKNGFIDKTGGVVIDPKFDDVWRFSEGLAQFEMNDKIGYIDLSGNIVIEAKFDEGDRFSGGLAPVELDGKWGYIDKSGNMVIDAVYKEAKVFSEGLAAVKVNAWGFVDKSGAMVVEAKYDDVWEFSEGLCAVETGGKIGFIDASGNMVITPAYEDGESFSDGLASVEIGGKDGYIDKTGAVVIPATFDDANPFSGGLAAVEVNGKWGFIDKGGKFVIEPRFDRANRFSEGFASVEIGGRWFFVDKTGKILGSK